A genomic region of Exiguobacterium sp. Helios contains the following coding sequences:
- a CDS encoding M20/M25/M40 family metallo-hydrolase, whose protein sequence is MVNEQRVLDTFLELVQIDSESKEEAQICAHLKETFTTLGCDVFEDDASSKTEHKGNNLIITLPATKDGVDKIYFTSHMDTVFPGQGIKPIIEDGYVKTDGTTILGADDKAGLASLIELVHVLNETNQPHGKIQFVITVGEESGLVGAMVLDPSKIDADYGFALDSDGKVGDIITAAPTQAKVNAKIYGKTAHAGVAPEKGISAITIAAKAIAKMPLGRIDEETTANIGRFSGGGPSTNIVCDYVEIFAEARSLVAPKMEAQTAKMKAAFEDVAAEFGGRAEVEVKVMYPGFKFEDGDQVVEVAKAAITQLGRTPRLLHSGGGSDANVIAGFGIPTVNLAVGYEDIHTTNEKMPIEELVKTAELCVTLVDYITNK, encoded by the coding sequence AGAACTGGTCCAGATTGACTCGGAATCAAAAGAGGAAGCACAAATCTGTGCCCACTTAAAAGAAACGTTTACGACACTCGGCTGTGACGTATTCGAAGATGACGCTTCATCCAAAACCGAACATAAAGGAAACAACTTGATCATCACGCTTCCGGCAACAAAAGACGGAGTCGATAAGATTTATTTCACTTCCCATATGGATACGGTTTTTCCGGGACAGGGAATCAAACCAATCATCGAAGACGGATATGTTAAAACCGATGGAACAACGATTCTTGGGGCAGATGATAAAGCGGGACTCGCTTCATTAATCGAACTGGTCCATGTCTTGAACGAAACGAATCAACCGCATGGGAAAATTCAATTCGTCATCACGGTCGGCGAAGAGTCCGGTTTAGTGGGTGCGATGGTTTTGGATCCATCGAAGATTGATGCAGACTACGGTTTTGCTTTGGATTCAGACGGTAAAGTCGGCGATATCATTACGGCTGCACCAACTCAAGCGAAAGTAAATGCAAAAATTTACGGCAAAACAGCTCATGCTGGTGTTGCACCTGAAAAAGGAATCTCTGCCATCACGATTGCAGCAAAAGCAATCGCTAAAATGCCGCTCGGCCGGATCGATGAAGAGACAACGGCGAATATCGGACGCTTCAGCGGTGGTGGTCCATCGACCAATATCGTCTGTGACTACGTCGAAATCTTTGCGGAAGCACGCTCACTCGTTGCACCTAAAATGGAAGCCCAAACGGCGAAGATGAAAGCGGCGTTCGAAGACGTTGCTGCTGAATTCGGAGGGCGTGCGGAAGTCGAAGTCAAAGTCATGTATCCTGGTTTCAAATTCGAAGACGGCGATCAAGTCGTCGAAGTGGCAAAAGCCGCGATTACACAACTCGGTCGGACACCACGTCTCTTGCATTCTGGTGGGGGATCAGATGCAAACGTGATTGCCGGTTTCGGGATTCCAACCGTCAATTTGGCTGTTGGTTACGAAGATATTCATACGACAAATGAAAAAATGCCGATTGAAGAACTTGTTAAAACGGCAGAATTATGCGTAACGTTAGTCGATTACATCACAAATAAATGA
- a CDS encoding DUF4430 domain-containing protein: MKKWILMSGIFLLAGCAEQPTDQTAETKACERSVEVSVVNHANDKTLYEKDMCLKASETALDALEETDLPVVKTGKGEMAYVTAVDGIREKSAGASSGWVFGVNDKPAQVGAGAYELKDGDRLEWRFEKDAMAYFQ; encoded by the coding sequence ATGAAAAAATGGATATTGATGAGTGGCATTTTCCTGCTTGCAGGATGTGCGGAACAACCGACAGACCAAACTGCTGAAACTAAGGCATGTGAACGTTCGGTCGAAGTATCGGTCGTCAATCATGCGAATGATAAGACATTATATGAAAAAGACATGTGTCTCAAAGCATCTGAGACGGCGCTTGATGCGCTAGAAGAAACGGATCTTCCGGTCGTCAAAACCGGTAAGGGTGAAATGGCATACGTAACGGCCGTTGACGGTATCCGTGAAAAATCAGCCGGAGCAAGCAGTGGCTGGGTATTTGGCGTCAATGACAAACCGGCACAAGTCGGGGCAGGGGCGTACGAACTAAAAGACGGCGACCGTCTGGAATGGCGATTTGAAAAAGATGCAATGGCTTATTTTCAGTAA
- the rnz gene encoding ribonuclease Z: protein MEFYFLGTGAGMPSKQRNVSSIALLHPKMTWLFDCGEATQHQMLHSPIKPRKVSTIFITHLHGDHIFGLPGFISTRAALEGTTLLTIYGPKGLKEWLEATLRVTGTYLRYPLDIIEVEAGQTYEQEGFQIHVEALEHRFLAYGYRIEGQEEKGALRVEALQQLGIPSGPLYRQIKQQETFVFEGIEHRSTDFLGDPKPGIKLAVLGDTVPCDGSIRLAQEVDVLVHEATFADSEQDHAGRFGHSTARQAAEIALKAQAKKLLLTHISARYVDQEQRLEAEAREVFEESYLMTDHQSVVIKG, encoded by the coding sequence ATGGAATTTTATTTTTTAGGAACAGGTGCCGGGATGCCGTCCAAACAACGGAATGTTTCATCCATCGCACTGTTACATCCGAAGATGACCTGGTTATTTGATTGCGGTGAAGCAACGCAACATCAGATGTTGCACAGTCCGATCAAACCGCGTAAGGTCAGTACGATTTTCATCACACATCTGCACGGTGATCATATCTTTGGACTACCGGGTTTTATCAGTACCCGGGCTGCACTCGAAGGTACGACGTTGTTGACGATCTATGGACCAAAAGGATTAAAGGAGTGGTTGGAGGCGACATTACGGGTCACCGGGACGTATCTGCGTTATCCGCTCGATATCATTGAAGTCGAAGCCGGTCAGACATATGAGCAGGAAGGATTTCAAATTCACGTCGAAGCGTTGGAACATCGCTTTTTGGCGTACGGTTACCGGATTGAAGGTCAGGAAGAAAAGGGGGCCTTACGCGTCGAAGCGTTACAACAACTAGGCATTCCTTCTGGACCACTCTATCGGCAAATCAAACAGCAGGAAACGTTTGTATTTGAGGGGATCGAACACCGGTCGACTGATTTTCTTGGAGACCCGAAGCCGGGCATTAAGTTGGCGGTGTTAGGAGATACGGTGCCGTGCGACGGGAGTATCCGTTTGGCACAAGAAGTAGATGTCCTTGTGCATGAGGCGACATTTGCTGACTCGGAACAAGACCATGCCGGACGCTTCGGTCATTCGACAGCAAGGCAAGCTGCTGAGATTGCCTTGAAAGCACAGGCTAAAAAACTGTTGTTGACGCATATTTCTGCACGGTATGTCGATCAAGAACAACGGTTGGAAGCGGAGGCGCGGGAAGTATTTGAAGAGTCATACCTCATGACGGATCATCAATCTGTCGTGATTAAGGGGTAA
- a CDS encoding ATP-binding cassette domain-containing protein, producing MPTIITDEESSLERLEQLAQAVGAEVIHPDRLLHGRVRDMLATTSLFVAGELATLLGLEAFFDRETSELSSGEQQLVSLGYTLSGLPERIFLAEPFLFLDQVRKNRLMLLFEEIERRFSCHITYSMVHQPRLKQQSGTGPVKGRVIDEMSRIRHRYPLQSKYALLVEQMSFRLGERVALIGANGSGKSTLLRLLLGVDRPLYGKVKRTGEKCYVPAHPALAPVLDKPAATFSEQKQQLMERLAWTEEACYFDEPTAGLTNQQRSDFIQTMLHHPDKLIILATHDPDLIFCATRVVYLVQGEIAFDGPASLFIEQSRLYEWN from the coding sequence ATGCCTACCATCATTACCGACGAAGAAAGTTCACTTGAACGGTTGGAACAACTGGCTCAGGCAGTTGGAGCCGAAGTGATTCATCCGGACCGTCTGTTGCATGGGCGTGTCCGCGATATGTTAGCGACAACCAGTTTATTTGTCGCAGGTGAACTGGCGACATTACTTGGCTTAGAAGCTTTTTTTGACCGGGAGACAAGTGAACTGTCATCGGGAGAACAGCAACTCGTTTCGCTCGGCTATACATTGTCTGGTTTACCGGAACGGATTTTCTTGGCGGAACCATTTTTATTTTTAGATCAAGTCCGTAAAAACCGCTTGATGCTGTTGTTTGAGGAAATCGAGCGCCGTTTTTCCTGTCACATCACTTATTCCATGGTACACCAACCACGACTAAAACAGCAGAGCGGAACGGGACCGGTCAAAGGAAGGGTCATCGACGAGATGTCACGCATCCGGCACCGCTATCCGTTGCAGTCAAAATACGCTTTGCTGGTCGAACAGATGTCGTTTCGGTTAGGAGAACGGGTAGCCTTGATTGGGGCCAACGGAAGTGGGAAATCAACTTTGTTACGTCTGTTACTCGGTGTTGACCGGCCGCTTTACGGCAAGGTCAAGCGAACCGGGGAAAAATGTTATGTTCCGGCACATCCGGCCTTGGCACCTGTCCTCGACAAGCCGGCCGCTACTTTTTCCGAGCAAAAACAACAATTGATGGAACGGCTTGCCTGGACGGAAGAAGCCTGTTATTTTGATGAACCGACGGCGGGTTTAACCAATCAGCAACGCTCTGATTTTATTCAAACCATGCTACATCATCCGGACAAGTTGATTATTCTTGCTACACACGATCCCGACCTGATTTTTTGTGCGACCCGTGTCGTGTATCTTGTCCAGGGCGAGATTGCCTTTGATGGTCCGGCGTCGCTGTTCATCGAGCAAAGCAGGTTGTACGAATGGAACTGA